AGGTATTCGACCTCCTCGTCTTTCTCGCGCGTAACGCAAATCGAACGGTCACAAGAGAAGAGATTTTCGCTGCAATCTGGGGCGAAAGGATCGTTTCTGATTCGGCACTCAGTAGCCAGATCAAAGCGGCGCGCCGCGCTGTCGGCGACGATGGCGTTTCGCAACACACGATAGCGACCCTTCATGGTCGTGGTTTCCGGTTTGTCGCGGCGATTGAGAATGTCGGTTCTGATGCGGTCGATGAAAGCGCCGACGGGAGAGTGGAGAGTGAAATGTCGCCGGTGGCGCACAAGCCATCGGTTGCAGTATTGCCATTCGCAAACTTGAACCAAGACCCTTCCGAGGATTACTTCGGCGATGGAATCACCGAAGACATAACCACGGCCCTGGCCAAGAACCGGTGGTTGACCGTTATCGCTCGCAATCCAGCGTTTGCTTTTCGTGGATCGAAGGACAGCATCCGGGTCATCGGTGAAAAACTCAATGCTACGTATTTGGTGACGGGAAGTATACGCAAGGCCGGATCTCGGTTCCGCATCACCGTCCAGGTTGTCGATGCCGAAACGGAGCAGAGCGTCTGGTCGGAAAGATTTGACCGCGACATGGTCGACATTTTCGAGCTTCAGGACGAGATTTCCGAGATTGTAGCGTGCCGCATCGAAGCAGAGCTGGGTCTGAGCGAGCAGAAAAAGGCCGAGAGACGGCCTCGCAAGAATCGTGGCGCATGGGACTTTTATCAGCTTGGCATTGCGGAATTCTACAAGTTCACGCGGGAGGGAAATCTGCAGTGCCAGGAGTTGCTTCGCAAGGCCATCGAGCTGGATCCTGGTTATGGCGGCGCCCATTCGAGACTGGCCTACGCAATCGTTCTCAGCATGGTATATTTCGACGTCACGCCGGACGATGCGCGGATGGACGATGCCTTGAATGCGGCGCAACGGGCCATCGAGCTGGATGATCAGGATGCGAACGGTTTCTTTACTTTGGGCCGCGTTCACTTGGCACGGCGCGAGTATGGTCAGGCGATCGACGCGCTTCAGCACGCACTGGAACTCAATCCGTCTTTGGCCGTTACATATTGTGGACTTGGGGATTCCTACGCCTACGAAGGGCGGCTTGACGAGGCGATCGAGCAGTTTGAGATTGCAATAAGGCTCAGCCCTCACGATCCATTTCGCTGGGCGTTCTACTCTTATCGCTCGCTCGCCCATCTGTTTCGCGGAGAGTTCACGGAAGCCGCTTCTTGGGCACGTAAATCGGTCCAGATACCGAATGCGCAATACTGGGCCCGGGCACACCTTGTGGCGGCCCTGGGCCACCTCGGCGATGAAGACCAAGCGCGGATTGCAGTGGCCGATCTCATGAGGATCAAGCCGGAATTCTCACTCGCATTCGCCCGAAAACACCTATTCTACCTCAAGCGTTCGGAGCAGATCGAGGCCTATGTGGACGGCCTCAGAAGGGCGGGCCTGTCGTGACACGTCGACGTTTTCTGCACCCGATCGCGGGCGCCGCCGTGTTCCCGGCCGTATCACGCTCTAGGTTTTCAGAGAGCATCTAGCTAAAAATGCGTAAGGAATAAAATCCTATGGTGCCCCTGGCCGGAATCGAACCAGCACTCCTTGCGGAACTCGATTTTGAGTCGAGCGCGTCTACCAATTCCGCCACAGGGGCATTCGCGACGGCGGCCGGAGGGCCTGATGTCGTGAAGCGGGCGGAATATAGCGGCCGGTGAGGGCGGGTCAACCCGCTGGTATGGAAGCCGCTTCCAATCCTTCGTTACCCGAAACGGCGCGCCAAAGGCCCCCAGCCGTCCAAAGACACTCCAGTGTGATCGCGCCTCGCCTCGACAGCGCCGTGGCTGCAGGATACGACGCGGTGGACAGGAGACGATCGTGACGCTGAACGCCACCGCAAGCCAGTCGCATGTGCCCATGCAAGCCCACCCCGCGTTTGCGGCGGCGCTGGCGATTGCCGTCATCGCCGCGGCGACGCTGGCGGGGGCGTGGTTCTTTGAGCTGGTGCTGGATATCCGTCCCTGTCCGCTCTGCCTCGAGCAGCGCTACGCCTATTATCTGGCGATCCCGCTCGGCGCGCTGGTGGCGTTCGCAGCAGTGAAGGATACCCCGCGCGCCGTGCTGTTGGCGGGGCTCGCCATTCTCGCGCTCGCCGCGCTCGGCAATGCCTGGCTCGGCGCCTATCACGCCGGCGTCGAATGGCAATTCTGGCAGGGGCCGACCGAGTGCTCGGGTCCGGTGGTCAATCTCGGCAGCGCCGGCAGCCTGCTGGAGCGGCTCGACACCGTGAAGGTGGTCCGCTGCGACGAGGTGCAGTGGCGCTTTCTCGGCCTGTCGCTGGCCGGCTACAACGCGCTGATCTCGCTGTTGATGGCCGCGATCGCAGGCTGGGGGATTCTTCGGCTGCAGCGCCGCTGACGTCGATGTGACTACCCGACGGGCAACCACTATCATTGCACGCGCGGCTATCGGGCGCATCGGGCGCCCGGCATTCCCCGCGCCCTCTCAGGGGCGGAAGATTTCAGCACAACCCGGGCGGCTCGCGCCGCGGGAGTAATTTCTGTCGTCCCGGCCTTGAGCCGGGACCCATAGCCACCGAAGTTGATGTTGCGCCAAGCTGGAGCCCCAATCTTTTTCGCCACTCAACTCAGTGGTTGTGGGCCCCGGCTCAAGGCCGGGGCGACGAGATGTAGGTGGACAAGAATCGCTTCAATCGTCGACATCCTCCTGCGGCCGCCCGAACAGATGGACGATGCCCGGCGTGGTGATGCTGACGAACACGAAGCGCGACAGATGATGTGCGCCGACGAAGATCGGGTCGATATGCAGGGTCAGCGCCAGCGCCAGCATGGCGTCCATCGCGCCCGGCGCGAATGCGACGATGATGTCGGCCACCCGCACATCAGTGGTCAGCGCGATCACCGCGACGAAGACGGCCGAGATGCCGACGGCGATGGTGAACGATCCCAGCGCCGCATGGACATGACTGAGCAGGGTCCTGGTCTTCATCCGCGCAAAGCGGGTGCCGATCACCGCGCCGATCCCGACCAGCGCGACGTTGCGCATCCACGGCGGCAGGCCGCCTTCGATGATGCCGCTGCCATGCAGCACGCTGGAGCCGATCATCGCGCCGAACATCCAGCTTGCCGGAAATTTCAACAGCCGCAGCACCAGCGCCACCGCGACCGAGGCCGCGATCAGCCCGGTCAGTTCGAGCGGGGAGGCGATCGTCCCCGCTGCAGCCGGCGGCGCGGAGGAGGCGACCCCCATCAACGCCAGCAGCAAGGGAAGTGCGGCAGTGAGGATGATCACCCGCATGGTCTGCACCACGGCGATCGCCGGCACGTCGGCGCCCTTCTCGACCGCGAGCATGGTGATCTGCGACAGCGCGCCGGGGCTCCCGGCCAGCAGCGCCGAGGTGCGGTCCCAGCCGTGCATGCGCTGCAGATAGAGGCTGGAGCCGAAGGTCGCGCAGAACGTCGCCAGCGCCAGCAGCGCGATGGTCAGGGGATAGGCGCCCATGTTGTGCAGCATCTGTTGCGACACCAGCGAGCCGAGCGTGATCCCGAGCAG
The genomic region above belongs to Bradyrhizobium sediminis and contains:
- a CDS encoding tetratricopeptide repeat protein, encoding MERKLTTIIAMDVVGYSRLMEIDEQGTFGLLKDARSNIIDPAIARHSGRTVKLMGDGALAEFPSVVGALQCAVEIQRQFASRRRMADGMHGLQFRIGLHLGDVIVEGDDIYGDGVNVASRLESISQPGGIVLSKQVHDHIGANVPVRFISLGEQTVKNINRPIQAYRVDFGADAVSAYVIRFRNFELDTAHFELREAGERIAVEPQVFDLLVFLARNANRTVTREEIFAAIWGERIVSDSALSSQIKAARRAVGDDGVSQHTIATLHGRGFRFVAAIENVGSDAVDESADGRVESEMSPVAHKPSVAVLPFANLNQDPSEDYFGDGITEDITTALAKNRWLTVIARNPAFAFRGSKDSIRVIGEKLNATYLVTGSIRKAGSRFRITVQVVDAETEQSVWSERFDRDMVDIFELQDEISEIVACRIEAELGLSEQKKAERRPRKNRGAWDFYQLGIAEFYKFTREGNLQCQELLRKAIELDPGYGGAHSRLAYAIVLSMVYFDVTPDDARMDDALNAAQRAIELDDQDANGFFTLGRVHLARREYGQAIDALQHALELNPSLAVTYCGLGDSYAYEGRLDEAIEQFEIAIRLSPHDPFRWAFYSYRSLAHLFRGEFTEAASWARKSVQIPNAQYWARAHLVAALGHLGDEDQARIAVADLMRIKPEFSLAFARKHLFYLKRSEQIEAYVDGLRRAGLS
- a CDS encoding AbrB family transcriptional regulator, which produces MSLIPASMAAAFPSRARILNVLETLAIGAAGGALFLLLNLPGGLISGAMIATGIAAIAGRPLAMPPILTQAVLLLLGITLGSLVSQQMLHNMGAYPLTIALLALATFCATFGSSLYLQRMHGWDRTSALLAGSPGALSQITMLAVEKGADVPAIAVVQTMRVIILTAALPLLLALMGVASSAPPAAAGTIASPLELTGLIAASVAVALVLRLLKFPASWMFGAMIGSSVLHGSGIIEGGLPPWMRNVALVGIGAVIGTRFARMKTRTLLSHVHAALGSFTIAVGISAVFVAVIALTTDVRVADIIVAFAPGAMDAMLALALTLHIDPIFVGAHHLSRFVFVSITTPGIVHLFGRPQEDVDD
- a CDS encoding disulfide bond formation protein B, whose protein sequence is MQAHPAFAAALAIAVIAAATLAGAWFFELVLDIRPCPLCLEQRYAYYLAIPLGALVAFAAVKDTPRAVLLAGLAILALAALGNAWLGAYHAGVEWQFWQGPTECSGPVVNLGSAGSLLERLDTVKVVRCDEVQWRFLGLSLAGYNALISLLMAAIAGWGILRLQRR